A window of Candidatus Tanganyikabacteria bacterium genomic DNA:
GATGGAACTGGCGCCCTGGGGGATCCACGTCGCGCTGATCAAGCCGGGCAGCATCGCCACGCCCATCTGGGAGCGCGCCAGGTCCCAAGCGGTAGACGCCATGGCGGGCGCGCCGCCCGAGGCGTTGCGCTTCTACGAAGGGGCCATGCGGCGCATGGGGGCGGCGGCCCTGGTGATCGGCGGTCGGGGAATCGCGCCCGATCGGGTGGTCGCGGCGGTCCGCCACGCGCTGACGGCCCCGCGGCCGCGCACCCGCTACCTGGTGGGCCGCGAAGCCTTGCTGGCGCGAATCGGCCGCTTCCTGCCCGATCGCCTGCGCGACGCCTTCATCGCCCGCGAACTCGACCGCCTGGTGGCCTCGCCAGCCGGCCAGGCGGCGAGCGCCGAGTTGGACCACTTCCGGGTTGACTCGTGATGCGAGCGCGCCCACAGCAGCCCCGCCGAAGCGTACTCCCTGCCGTACGTGAGGCGGGGCTGCGCGGACGTAAGCCGCATCAGATCAAGACGGAAGGGGTCTACAGGGCGCGATTCCCGGAAGTTAGCTCGCCAGGGCCGCCACGCGATCGATGAGATCGGCCATGTGGCGAACGAAGCGCTGATTCCGGGGGTCGAAACCGAAGGCGCCGGGATCCACCCGCCGGAAGGTCTGCAGCACGGCCTCGGCCTGCTCGCGGCCGATTCCGGCGAGGCAGGCGCGACCGAGCGAATGGAGCAAGCCCACCAGGGCGTGGATGCGCTGCTCGTCGAGGATGGCGGCGTGATCGTCGAGCACGCTCACCGGCAATGGTTGCTCGGGCCGGGTCGCCGACGCCAGGCGCCGGATGGCGTCTTCGAGCACGCGGATCGCCAGGCAGGCGGTCGCCACCATCCGATCGTCGACAATTTCGCCGGCCACGAGGCCGAAGAGGCGCTGCCGCAACCGGAAGAGATCCTCGCGATAGGTGGCCGTGCCCGGGTCAAGCAGGGAGATGTCCTGCACGACGTTGGCGCACTCGACTTTCGCGGCGATCTCGAGCCCGCGCGATTGGAAGGCCACGAGCGCGGCCTCGGCCTCGCGGAGGCCGTCGAGTTCGAGCACCAGGCGCAGGCGCACGGCGCGCCCGGGTCCGCGGTGCTCGCGCATCGCGAGCTGTCTTTCGGCGATCGCGGCCCGCACCCGCGCGAGGCTGTCGCGGCGGGAAATCTCCGGGTCGAAGCGGTAGTGCGGCTTCGGCTGGTCCGCCTGGAACGGGCGGGTCGCCCGGACCTGCTCCTCGGGCAGCGCTATTGGCGCGGTCACGAAGGCCACGCGGCTCATCGGCCTGGTCCCGGGTCTGCGCTGGAGCTCGTTGCTGCTGGCCACACGTCCTCCGCCCCTCGAGCCCGGCCGGGCCCGGGGAGTCGCCACCATCCATATCCCACCTGGATCGGCGCGGTCCCACCAGTCGCGCCATCCGCAGTGGTTATCGCGACCGGCTAAAACTATGTTTCTAGATTTATTGGACTTTTAATCAACTTAACGGTGCGGACTGGCAAGCCGGGCAATAGTGGGTGCCGCGTTGCGCCACGCGAATCTTGGCGATCGGCGAGCCGCACGCGGGGCACGGCCGGCCAGCGCGATCGTAGACCCGCAGGCGCTCGTAGTGACGCCCTTCCGCGAGGTGGCCGTCGCGGTACAGGCTGAACGTGGTCCCGCGATCCTCGATGGCCTCGGTCAACACGTCGCGGATCGCCCGATGGAGGCGCAAGGCCTGCGCTCGCCCGATCCCGCGGCTCTCCGGGTGAATGCCGCTGCGGTGCAGGGCCTCGTCGACGTAGATGTTGCCCAGTCCGGCCACAACCTTCTGTGCCAGGAGCACCGCTTTGATGCAGGGGCCCTGCCGCGCCACGGCGCGCACGAAGGCGGTCTGCTCGAACGCGTCCGACAACGGCTCGGGGCCCATCCGCGCGAGGGTGGGGATGGCCGCGTACTGCCCCGGGCGGACGATGCAGAGCGTGCCGAACTTGCGCATGTCCACGAAGCAGAGGCTGTCGCCGCCCTCGAGGCCGAACTCCGCGCGCAGGTGGGGGGACGCGGGCGCCGACGAAGCGACGAAGAGCCTCCCGCTCATGCCCAGGTGGATCACGAGTTCGCGATCCTCCAGGTCGAAGAGCAGGTACTTGCCGCGCCGCGCCAGGGCGCGCACCGTGCGGCCCACGGCTTCGGCCACCCGGCCGTACCGCGGGCCGCCGGCCGCGTCGGCGCTCTCGATCCTCCGTGCGACGATCAGGGGGGCGATGTCCCGCCGTATGGTCTCTACTTCAGGGAGTTCCGGCATCGCCCCCGATCATAGCGCCTGCCTCGGACCCGTTGCAGGTCAAGATGGAGCGGGTCTAGATGACGGCGGACACGACCTCGCAAGGCGTGAACCGCAGCAGCACCGGATTCCAGCAGTACTGGACGTAGTACGGGACGCCCGCGTACACGACCGGGTAGAAGAGCGCGCCCGTACGCCAGAACGGCCGCCACCACTTGCCGAAGCCCCAGAAGCGATGGCGGAAGAAGGATCTGTGCCGCGGGAAGAAGATGTCGTGGCCCCGGCCGAACCGGCCGAAGCGGTGCATCCCTCCGATCATCCCCCGGCCGATGTGTCCCCGGAAGCCGCCGCGAAACCGCTGCTGCACGGTGCGCTCTCCGGGGGCCGCTTCCTGTTTCGTGGGCAGGGCGTCGGGCTCCTGGGCGCCCTCCTCCTCCTCGGCCGCCGACGGCGGCGCGACGTCCTCACCCTCCTGCGGCGTCACGGTCTGGATCGCCTCTTCGGACGATAGATCCTCGGGGATCATGCCCTTGAGATCCTCGAGGGTGGGCTTCTTGGGTTCGGCCTGCAAGACCGTCCGGTCCGGCACCAGTTGCGGCGAAGCTGGCACCCCGACGGCGCAGCCCGTCGTGGCGGCGAGCAGGCCGGCCAGCGCGATCGCCATCCTGCGCATACCCCTGTCCCCCTCTCTTCGGGAATTCCGGGGACATGGTGGCCGGATCGCCGGGTATTACAACGGTCCCACGACCCGTCGGGGAGCGCGCCGACCGTCAGAACCTAATCTGCGTGCCCAGGACGTACTGCTCGTGAGTGATCGGGCTGACGCTCGCCGACGCGGCGAGGTCTTCCTTGCCCACCAGGGCGTTCCAGCGCCTGGGGTCGGTGGAGAACTTCCCGAGGTCGTACTGCAGGAAGAGCCTGGGCAGGGCCGGATGGGGCTGAATCTCGGCGATGGCCGTCAGGCCCGAGCCGAAGTTGGAATCCAGCAGATCCCAGCCGCTGCTCTGGGCGGCGATGGTGAACGTGGGCACCAGGGAAAAGCCCGGGAACTTGATGTAGAGCCCTGAAGACGACCAGTTGTACGAGACCGCGGGAATGATGGGCGACCGGGGCTGGCCGCCGGAGCCCGTCAGGCTGGCTAGGCCGGGGTTTGGGCCAACGTCGGGCGAGCCGGCCAGCGGCGCGCTGCCGATCTTCGTCGCGAGTCCCGCGCCGATGCCCAGGCCCAGGAAATTGGTGGACGTGAGGGCCGCCGACGCCTCGCTGTAGTAGTGGCGGTCGTTGCCGCTGCGGGTCATCGCCGCGTAGCCGAGCGAAAGCCCGCCCACGTCGCTGCCCAGGTCGGCCGTGAGGCCCCAGCCCTTGCCGCGGGGATCGTCGAACTTCGCGAGTTGCCCCAGGACGGCGTTGTCGGCCCGCCCGACGACCGATGCCCGGAAGATGCCGAGATCCACGCCGGCCTTCGCCAGGCCGTAACCGTCGTTGGGATCCGAGATGAGGGGGAAGGTGTTGGGCAACTCGGTGAGGGCGACCGCGGAACGCGCGCCGGGCACGCCGTTGTGGACGGCCGCACCCAGTTCCATCGGGCCCAGGGTGCCCACGACGGCCAGGCCGCCGGCGCTGCCGAAATTGACGTCGCGGGCGCTGTTGGGATCGAGCAGATCCTGCACGACATTGATGCCCGGATGATAGGGCACCCGCTGGGTGCGCAGCGGCGACGATCCGGGCGCGTTGGTCGGCGACTCGAACGGCTTGATGCGGAAATCGGCCGGCGTCGCCGACGGCCCGATGCTCTGGAGTGGCGGCGTCCCGACGAAGCCGTAGCCGCCCTCGGCGTTGGGCCACACCGACGCATTCGCGAAGGCGCTGGAAAGCGTGCTCCCCACCGGCATCACGTCCGCCACCGAGAACAGGCCCGCATGCACAGCCAGGGAAGGGGGCGTCCAGGACACGTAGGACTTGCATACGTAGAACGGCGCCGCCTGGTCGAAGTATAGGAAGCGCTGCTCCTCCAGAGCGCCGCCATCGTTGGCCTGGTGGCCGTTGGCCAGACTCTGGACGCCGTTGCCGAAGATTTGCAGGTGGCCGGTATAGGCCAGCTCCGGCGCGAGATCCGCCCCGAGCTTGAGACCCGTGCCGATGCGGAGCTGATCCGGCCCGAGATGCTTGTCGGCCGGGGTGTAGGTGCGGTAGGCGATCTGCAGGTCCCCGCCCAGGCGCAGCCGCTTCTCGAGGTTGAGCAATCGCTGGTCGAACGTGTCCAGCCTGCCGGCCATCGTGGCCAGTTCGTCCTTGAACTCCTGCTGCAAACGGGCGATCGTGCGCAGATCGTCGGGGGTGACGGTCGCCTTCCCGGGGGCCGCGGGCGCGGCCTGGTCGCCGCCGGCCTGGGCGCCCGCCGCCACGACCATCTCCTCCATGCGCGTCATGATCTTCCCGAGGGCGGCGGCGGCCTCGTAGCGCGTGATGAACTTGGTGCCCCGGAAAGTGCCGTCCGGAAACACGCCCAGGATCTGGTACTTCTCGACGAGGCTCTTGAGAGCCGGGTACGCCCAGTGATCGGGCGTCACGTCGGTCACCTCGGAGACCGGCACGAACTTGTCGGGGTTCTGGCCCTTGTCGGCCTTGGAGTCCTGCGCCCAGGCCGGGCCGGCGATCAGCGATGCAGCGAGGAGTGGGGCCAGCGAGCGTGCGAGCATGCCCGCCAGTCTAGCACGCGGGTGATACCATGAAGCAGTCGAAACAGGACCCGGAGCCACGTTGACGCAAATCGCCCCATTGCCGCTCGGCGACTACGCCGCGACCTGGCGGCCGCGCGTCGACGACCTGCTCGGCGAGGCCATCGGCAGCGGCGAACCGGCCGTGCTGTACGAGGCCATGCGCTACGCGGCCCTCGGACCGGGCAAGCGGCTCCGGCCCTTGCTGGTTCTGGCCGCGTGCGAGGCCTGCGGCGCGGACCCCGCCGGAGCCCTGCCAGCCGCCGCCGCGATCGAGATGGTGCACGCGTTCAGCCTGGTCCACGACGACCTGCCGTGCATGGACGATGACGATTTCCGGCGCGGGCGGCCGACCTGCCACAAGGCTTACGGCGAGGCGGTCGCGCTCCTGGCCGGCGACGGCCTCCTGGCGCGGGCCCTGGGCTACCTGGCCGAACAGCCCGTGACCTGGGCGGCGGAAGCCGTCGCCGAACTCGCCGAGGCGGTCAGCGCGGGCATGATCCGGGGCCAGGTTCTCGACATCGCGCCGGGGCCGGGCACCGACGTGGAGTTGCTGCACCATCTCAAGACCGGCCGCCTCTTCGTCTCGGCCTGCGCGCTCGGCGCGATCGCGGCCGGGGCCTCTGCCGAGCAGGCCGCCGACGTCGCCGGCTACGGCATGTACCTGGGCCTGGCGTTCCAGATCGCCGACGACATCAAGGATGCCGGCGAGGTCGGGCGGGAGACCTACGTCACGCGCTTCGGCGTCGCCGGCGCCAGGCAGCGCTGCCTGGAGGCCCTGGCAAACGCCGAGGCGGTGCTCGCCGGCCTGGGACCGCAGCGCGCGCGCGCCCTGGCGGGGATCGCCGGCTTCGTGCGCGAGAGCGTCGCGGAGGACTCATGATCCCGCACTTGCCGCTCGTTTCAGGGATCTGCGCCGGTTTCCTGGCTCAGCTCCTGAAGTTCTTCACCCGGCTCATCCGGGACCGCAAGGTGGACTTTCGCACGCTGGTGACCACCGGCGGCATGCCCAGCAGCCACACGGCTCTGGTCGTCGGCCTCACCACCTCGATCGGCCTGTCTCAGGGCTGGTCCGATCCCCTGTTCGACGTGGCGCTGGTCTTCTCCTTCATCGTCATGTACGACGCGGCCGGCGTGCGCCGGGCCGCCGGCCGGCAGGCCAAGATCCTCAACGACATCGTCGCCGAGTTGCAGCACGACTTCAAATTCTCCTTCCCGCGCTTGCAGGAACTGCTGGGCCACACCCCCCGCGAGGTGTTCGGCGGAGCCATCCTGGGCATCGTGGTGGCCCTCGTTGCTTATCGGTTCCTTGGCTGAGCGCGAGCGGTTGGACGCCCGCCTGGTGCGCGAGGGCCACTTCGCCTCTCGCGAGGCCGCGCGGCGCGCGGTGATGGCCGGCCTGGTGCGGGTGGGCGGGAGCCCCCAGATCAAGCCCGGCACCCTGGTCGCGGGGGACGCGCCCCTGGAGGTGGCTCGCCCCCAGGTGGAGTACGTGTCGCGGGGCGGCCTGAAGCTCGCGCATGCGCTCGAGGCCTGGCCCATCGCGGTGGCGGACCGGATCGCCCTGGACGTGGGCGCGTCCACGGGCGGCTTCACCGACGTCCTGCTGCGCCGCGGGGCGGCGCGGGTCTATGCGATCGACGTGGGCTACGGCCAGCTCGCGTGGATCCTCCGGCAGGATCCTCGCGTCACGGTGCGCGAGCGCACGAACATCCGATACCTCTCGCCCGGCGATCTCTATGAGGGCGAGGCGCCGGCCCGCCTGGCCGCCGTGGACGTGTCGTTCATCGGCCTGGCGAAGGTCCTGCCGGCCGTGCGCCGCCTCGTCCTGGATCGCGCCGCGCCGGGCGAACGCGCCGACGTGGTGGTCCTGGTCAAACCGCAATTCGAGGCCGGGCGCGAGCATGTTGGCAAGAAGGGGGTAGTCCGGGACCCGGCCGTGCACGAAGCGGTGCTGCGGCAGGTTACCGCGGCCGCCCGGGAGCAGGGTTTCGAGGTCGCGGGGCGCGAGCGCTCGCCGATCACCGGCCCGGAAGGCAACGTGGAGTTCCTGCTATGGCTCACGACATCGGCGTGATCGGCATCGTCTACAACGAGACGGATCCCGAGGCGATCGCCCGCGCGGAGGCCTTCAAGCCGGACGGCCTGGCGGTGGTGAAGTTCCCGTCGACGGCCACCGGACCGGCGCCGGTCATGGACCTGCTGGTGGTTCTGGGCGGCGACGGCACGTTCTTGCGCGGGGCGCGGCTGGTCTCGCCGCATGGTACGCCCATCCTGGGCGTGGACATGGGCACGCTCGGCTTCCTCGCGGAGGTGGCGCCGGACGATCTTCCCGCGGCGGTGGAGCAGATCCGGGCGGGCCGCTACGGCCTCGAGGAGCGCGTGGTCCTCGACGTCACGACGATTCGCGACGGGAAGCAGGTCAGCCAGTCGTTCGGTCTCAACGACGGCGTGGTCGGCAAGGGTCAGTCGGGCCGGATGGTCAAGATCTCGGTCGAGGTCGACCGCAGCCCGGTGGCGACCTACGCGGCCGACGGCTTCATCGTGGCCACGCCCACCGGCAGTACCGCCTACGCCCTGGCGGCGGGCGGTCCGGTGCTCTCGCCGGAGGTCGCCGCGTTCGTGCTCGTGCCCATCTGCCCGCATGCCCTGACGGCGCGGCCGCTGGTGGTTTCGGACGAGAGGAGTATCCGCATCCAGGTGCGGCCGCGCAGCGAGGCCGCGGTTCTCACCGTGGACGGCGTGCCCCCCGCGGGCGAGCTGATCGCGGGAGACGAGGTGCTCATCCGGAAGGCGCCCTTCCGAGCCAAGTTGCTCAAGCTCGGAGAGGGCGACTTCTTCCGGAGACTGAAGCGGAAACTGCAGTGGGGAGGCCGGGGACCGAGTTGACGCCCCGCGAAGCCCTCCTACCTGGGTTCGACGATGAAGCGGATGGCGGTTCGCTCTTCGCCTTGCACCTCGATGTCGAGGAACGCGGGAATGGCCACGAGATCGATGCCGCCCGGCGCGACATAGCCCCGGGCGATCCCTATGGCCTTGACCGTCTGGTTGACGGCGCCGGCGCCGATGGCCTGGATCTCGCAGCGGCCCGTCTCGCGGATCATTCCGGCGATCGCGCCGGCGACGGATGCCGGATTGGATTTGGAAGCCACCTTCAACAACGTGGTTCCCTGGCGGGTAACGTTAGTGGACAGCACCGACGGTCCCTCCTTACGGTGTTCCTGGGTCTGGCCGCCTATGTGTCCTGCATCTTAGGAAACCGCCCCGCGAGAGTCATCGTCCGCCCTGCCAAGGCAGCGTGGCCAAATGCGCTCTAACAGGGGAGCGCTTGCGCTGATTCCGCTCGACGCCCGGCCTTGCACGCGGGCGTTTCCGGTGGCCGTGGGCCGCATTGCCGGCGTCGACGTGCGCGTGCCGCCGCCGGATCTGCTCGGCGATCTCGTGCGACCGGCTCCCGTCGAGGACCTGCTCGACTGGCTCGAGGGGCAGGCCGGGGAAGTCGACGCGGCCGTGGTGGCACTCGACACGCTGGTGTACGGGGGGCTCATTCCGGCGCGGCGTTCGGACGAGCCGATCGATACCCTCCTCGGCCGCCTCGCGCGCGTGCGCGAATTGCCTATTCCCGACCTCTACGCGTTCTGCGTGACGATGCGCATCTCCGATTCGAACGTCGCCGAGGAGGAAAAGAGTTACTGGGCGGAGTTCGGCAAGCTCATCCATCGCTGGAGCTTCTCCGCGGACAGGTACGACCGCACCCGCGATCCGGAGGCGGCGGCCGCGGCCCAAGCCGCCAGGTCCCGGATACCGGACGCCATCGCCGAGGACTACCTGGCCACGCGGCGGCGCAACTACGCGATCAACCTCAAGGAACTCGAACTCGCCGAGCAGGGCCGGTTCCGCATCCTGTGCGTCACGCAGGACGATACGTCGCCCTATGGGTTCAACCAGGCCGAGAAGCGGCAAATAGAGGGCCGCGGGATCGAGAACGTGCTGGTGTACCCCGGCGCCGACGAGGTGGCCGCGGTCCTCGTGGCGCGGTACGTCAACGAACGCGCGGGCCGCGTGCCGGTGTTCCGCCTCCAGGTGCTGCCGCCTGCGGGCGCGGAGGTCGTGGCCATGTACGAAGATCGGCCGCTGCGGGCGACCGCCGCCGGCCAGGTCCGGGCGGTGGGGGGGTTCCTGGTGGCCGAGGGCGCCGGACCCGACAGCGCGGTGGACCTCGTCCTCAACGCGCCGGCCGGCGGCCAGGGCGACCTCGCCCTGCGAGTCGACCTGGATCGGCCGGATACGCCGGCCCGCGACCTGGCGGCGCTTGCCGCCCGCCTGGCGGCGGAGCCGCCGCCGGCCTTCGCCGACGTGGCCTATGCCAACGGGGCGGATCCCGCCCTGTGGGACCGCTTCGCCGCCTCGGTCGATCCGGCGCGCCTGGCGGCCTTCGCGGCGTGGAACACCGCCGGCAACACCATCGGCACGGTGGTGGCCGCCGCCGCGGCGCAACTCGCGGACGAAGTCGACCGGGCCGCGCAACGCCAGTTCATCCTCGATCGCCTGGCCGACGACTACTTGTACCAGGTTGTGCTGCGCCCGCGGTTGCAGGCCGAGGGCCGGCCCCCGGCGCAGGTCGCGCCGGAGCTGGCCTCGCGCCTCGAGGTCCTGTGGCGCGAGCGGTTCCCGCACCTGCCGATCGGCGGCATCGCCGCCTCGTTCCCCTGGTCCCGCTACTTCGAGGCGGACGTGCGGGTCCTGCCGGGGAGTTAGGTCCGAGAATTACTCAAGGCCGCCGGTCCGGACCTTGATCGGCGGATTGACCAGCGCCTCGAGCATGCGGATCTGGTCTTCCTGGCCCATGACCAGGAGGGCGTCTCCTCCCTCGATCGAGGTGTCCGGCTCGGGGTTGGCGATGGTGCTGCCGTCGCGGCGGATGGCCAGGATCGCCGCGCCGGTCCGCGTCCGGATCGCCGAATCGGCCAGGGACAGGCCCGCGATCTCGCTGCGGGGATTGACGACCAGCCACTCGAGATCCTGCTTGCCGAGGGCCTCCCAGATCGTCGCCACCTCCTGCGGCTTGAAATCGTCCAGGAACTGCCGGTAGTGCGCTTCGCGGATCTCGGTGGTGTAGAGGTCGATCTGGTGCCGCGTGTAGCCCAGGGCCGTCAGGGTGT
This region includes:
- the mutM gene encoding bifunctional DNA-formamidopyrimidine glycosylase/DNA-(apurinic or apyrimidinic site) lyase; this encodes MPELPEVETIRRDIAPLIVARRIESADAAGGPRYGRVAEAVGRTVRALARRGKYLLFDLEDRELVIHLGMSGRLFVASSAPASPHLRAEFGLEGGDSLCFVDMRKFGTLCIVRPGQYAAIPTLARMGPEPLSDAFEQTAFVRAVARQGPCIKAVLLAQKVVAGLGNIYVDEALHRSGIHPESRGIGRAQALRLHRAIRDVLTEAIEDRGTTFSLYRDGHLAEGRHYERLRVYDRAGRPCPACGSPIAKIRVAQRGTHYCPACQSAPLS
- a CDS encoding S-layer homology domain-containing protein, which encodes MLARSLAPLLAASLIAGPAWAQDSKADKGQNPDKFVPVSEVTDVTPDHWAYPALKSLVEKYQILGVFPDGTFRGTKFITRYEAAAALGKIMTRMEEMVVAAGAQAGGDQAAPAAPGKATVTPDDLRTIARLQQEFKDELATMAGRLDTFDQRLLNLEKRLRLGGDLQIAYRTYTPADKHLGPDQLRIGTGLKLGADLAPELAYTGHLQIFGNGVQSLANGHQANDGGALEEQRFLYFDQAAPFYVCKSYVSWTPPSLAVHAGLFSVADVMPVGSTLSSAFANASVWPNAEGGYGFVGTPPLQSIGPSATPADFRIKPFESPTNAPGSSPLRTQRVPYHPGINVVQDLLDPNSARDVNFGSAGGLAVVGTLGPMELGAAVHNGVPGARSAVALTELPNTFPLISDPNDGYGLAKAGVDLGIFRASVVGRADNAVLGQLAKFDDPRGKGWGLTADLGSDVGGLSLGYAAMTRSGNDRHYYSEASAALTSTNFLGLGIGAGLATKIGSAPLAGSPDVGPNPGLASLTGSGGQPRSPIIPAVSYNWSSSGLYIKFPGFSLVPTFTIAAQSSGWDLLDSNFGSGLTAIAEIQPHPALPRLFLQYDLGKFSTDPRRWNALVGKEDLAASASVSPITHEQYVLGTQIRF
- a CDS encoding polyprenyl synthetase family protein, with amino-acid sequence MTQIAPLPLGDYAATWRPRVDDLLGEAIGSGEPAVLYEAMRYAALGPGKRLRPLLVLAACEACGADPAGALPAAAAIEMVHAFSLVHDDLPCMDDDDFRRGRPTCHKAYGEAVALLAGDGLLARALGYLAEQPVTWAAEAVAELAEAVSAGMIRGQVLDIAPGPGTDVELLHHLKTGRLFVSACALGAIAAGASAEQAADVAGYGMYLGLAFQIADDIKDAGEVGRETYVTRFGVAGARQRCLEALANAEAVLAGLGPQRARALAGIAGFVRESVAEDS
- a CDS encoding divergent PAP2 family protein, with product MIPHLPLVSGICAGFLAQLLKFFTRLIRDRKVDFRTLVTTGGMPSSHTALVVGLTTSIGLSQGWSDPLFDVALVFSFIVMYDAAGVRRAAGRQAKILNDIVAELQHDFKFSFPRLQELLGHTPREVFGGAILGIVVALVAYRFLG
- a CDS encoding TlyA family RNA methyltransferase — encoded protein: MAERERLDARLVREGHFASREAARRAVMAGLVRVGGSPQIKPGTLVAGDAPLEVARPQVEYVSRGGLKLAHALEAWPIAVADRIALDVGASTGGFTDVLLRRGAARVYAIDVGYGQLAWILRQDPRVTVRERTNIRYLSPGDLYEGEAPARLAAVDVSFIGLAKVLPAVRRLVLDRAAPGERADVVVLVKPQFEAGREHVGKKGVVRDPAVHEAVLRQVTAAAREQGFEVAGRERSPITGPEGNVEFLLWLTTSA
- a CDS encoding NAD(+)/NADH kinase; its protein translation is MAHDIGVIGIVYNETDPEAIARAEAFKPDGLAVVKFPSTATGPAPVMDLLVVLGGDGTFLRGARLVSPHGTPILGVDMGTLGFLAEVAPDDLPAAVEQIRAGRYGLEERVVLDVTTIRDGKQVSQSFGLNDGVVGKGQSGRMVKISVEVDRSPVATYAADGFIVATPTGSTAYALAAGGPVLSPEVAAFVLVPICPHALTARPLVVSDERSIRIQVRPRSEAAVLTVDGVPPAGELIAGDEVLIRKAPFRAKLLKLGEGDFFRRLKRKLQWGGRGPS
- a CDS encoding stage V sporulation protein S, with the protein product MLKVASKSNPASVAGAIAGMIRETGRCEIQAIGAGAVNQTVKAIGIARGYVAPGGIDLVAIPAFLDIEVQGEERTAIRFIVEPR
- a CDS encoding DUF4127 family protein; the encoded protein is MRSNRGALALIPLDARPCTRAFPVAVGRIAGVDVRVPPPDLLGDLVRPAPVEDLLDWLEGQAGEVDAAVVALDTLVYGGLIPARRSDEPIDTLLGRLARVRELPIPDLYAFCVTMRISDSNVAEEEKSYWAEFGKLIHRWSFSADRYDRTRDPEAAAAAQAARSRIPDAIAEDYLATRRRNYAINLKELELAEQGRFRILCVTQDDTSPYGFNQAEKRQIEGRGIENVLVYPGADEVAAVLVARYVNERAGRVPVFRLQVLPPAGAEVVAMYEDRPLRATAAGQVRAVGGFLVAEGAGPDSAVDLVLNAPAGGQGDLALRVDLDRPDTPARDLAALAARLAAEPPPAFADVAYANGADPALWDRFAASVDPARLAAFAAWNTAGNTIGTVVAAAAAQLADEVDRAAQRQFILDRLADDYLYQVVLRPRLQAEGRPPAQVAPELASRLEVLWRERFPHLPIGGIAASFPWSRYFEADVRVLPGS